From Toxorhynchites rutilus septentrionalis strain SRP chromosome 2, ASM2978413v1, whole genome shotgun sequence, a single genomic window includes:
- the LOC129767825 gene encoding mitochondrial enolase superfamily member 1-like isoform X2 → MALSTRSDECYHITTLEAKDIRWPTSLGAHGSDAMHTDPDYSCVYVTINTEEGIYGNGLTFTLGRGTDIVLLAVNSMKRMVEQRTTESIFQNFALFWRELTSESQLRWIGPEKGVTHLAVAAIINALWDLWGKIRGLPVWKLLTEMEPEELVSTIDFRYITDAITREEAINILKENRAGTRTRMNELMKTGYPAYTTQVGWLGYSDDTIRALCRKYLQAGFTAFKIKVGQNLENDIKRCRLVREEIGWNNTLMVDANQIWDVNEAIEWMKNLKHFKLLWIEEPTSPDDILGHKKIADALNIGVATGEMCCNRVMFKQFIQSQAFEFCQIDSARIGGVNEILAVYLMAKKFNVKVCPHAGGVGLCEMVQHLQLWDYTSVSCTMDKRMIEFVDQQHEQFVHPARIYANACYIPPSAPGYSTELKPEAVSMFEYPVGSEWQRMFAEGIF, encoded by the exons ATGGCACTATCGACGCGTTCGGATGAATGTTACCACATCACAACACTGGAGGCTAAAGATATCCGCTGGCCAACTTCGTTGGGAGCTCACGGGTCAGATGCGATG CACACCGATCCGGATTATTCCTGTGTTTACGTTACAATCAACACCGAGGAAGGAATCTATGGGAATGGTCTCACTTTCACGTTAG GTCGTGGAACGGATATAGTTTTGCTGGCGGTAAATTCCATGAAACGCATGGTTGAGCAGCGCACCACTGAAAGTATCTTCCAAAACTTTGCTCTGTTCTGGCGCGAACTTACCAGCGAATCGCAGCTGAGATGG attGGTCCAGAAAAAGGAGTAACCCATCTCGCAGTCGCTGCCATCATTAATGCTCTTTGGGACTTGTGGGGGAAAATTCGCGGCCTACCAGTGTGGAAATTGCTCACTGAGATGGAACCGGAG GAATTGGTATCCACCATAGACTTTCGCTACATAACGGATGCAATCACACGAGAGGAAGCGATCAACATACTTAAGGAAAATAGGGCGGGCACTCGAACTAGAATGAATGAACTCATGAAGACAGGGTATCCAGCATACACAACGCAGGTTG GGTGGCTAGGTTACAGTGATGATACGATTCGTGCCTTATGTCGCAAGTACCTTCAGGCGGGATTTACCGCATTCAAGATAAAAGTTGGCCAAAATTTGGAGAACGATATCAAACGTTGCCGGCTGGTACGGGAAGAAATAGGATGGAATAATACATTG ATGGTAGATGCGAATCAAATTTGGGATGTCAATGAGGCTATCGAAtggatgaaaaatttgaaacattttaAGCTACTGTGGATTGAAGAACCAACATCGCCCGATGATATCCTCGGACATAAGAAAATAGCCGATGCTTTGAA TATTGGAGTTGCAACAGGAGAGATGTGCTGCAATCGGGTTATGTTCAAACAATTCATCCAATCTCAAGCATTCGAATTTTGCCAGATTGACTCCGCCCGTATTGGAGGAGTGAACGAAATCCTTGCGGTTTATTTGATGGCAAAGAAGTTCAATG TCAAAGTTTGTCCGCACGCCGGTGGCGTTGGACTCTGTGAGATGGTCCAACATTTGCAATTATGGGATTACACATCCGTTTCCTGTACGATGGATAAAAGGATGATCGAATTTGTTGATCAACAgcatgaacaatttgttcatccAGCCAGAATATATGCTAATGCGTGCTATATTCCGCCCTCCGCACCGGGGTATTCCACCGAATTGAAACCCGAGGCTGTATCAATGTTTGAATACCCCGTTGGTTCGGAATGGCAGCGTATGTTTGCAGAAGGAATTTTTTAG
- the LOC129767825 gene encoding mitochondrial enolase superfamily member 1-like isoform X1 gives MALSTRSDECYHITTLEAKDIRWPTSLGAHGSDAMHTDPDYSCVYVTINTEEGIYGNGLTFTLGRGTDIVLLAVNSMKRMVEQRTTESIFQNFALFWRELTSESQLRWIGPEKGVTHLAVAAIINALWDLWGKIRGLPVWKLLTEMEPEELVSTIDFRYITDAITREEAINILKENRAGTRTRMNELMKTGYPAYTTQVGWLGYSDDTIRALCRKYLQAGFTAFKIKVGQNLENDIKRCRLVREEIGWNNTLMVDANQIWDVNEAIEWMKNLKHFKLLWIEEPTSPDDILGHKKIADALKPYSIGVATGEMCCNRVMFKQFIQSQAFEFCQIDSARIGGVNEILAVYLMAKKFNVKVCPHAGGVGLCEMVQHLQLWDYTSVSCTMDKRMIEFVDQQHEQFVHPARIYANACYIPPSAPGYSTELKPEAVSMFEYPVGSEWQRMFAEGIF, from the exons ATGGCACTATCGACGCGTTCGGATGAATGTTACCACATCACAACACTGGAGGCTAAAGATATCCGCTGGCCAACTTCGTTGGGAGCTCACGGGTCAGATGCGATG CACACCGATCCGGATTATTCCTGTGTTTACGTTACAATCAACACCGAGGAAGGAATCTATGGGAATGGTCTCACTTTCACGTTAG GTCGTGGAACGGATATAGTTTTGCTGGCGGTAAATTCCATGAAACGCATGGTTGAGCAGCGCACCACTGAAAGTATCTTCCAAAACTTTGCTCTGTTCTGGCGCGAACTTACCAGCGAATCGCAGCTGAGATGG attGGTCCAGAAAAAGGAGTAACCCATCTCGCAGTCGCTGCCATCATTAATGCTCTTTGGGACTTGTGGGGGAAAATTCGCGGCCTACCAGTGTGGAAATTGCTCACTGAGATGGAACCGGAG GAATTGGTATCCACCATAGACTTTCGCTACATAACGGATGCAATCACACGAGAGGAAGCGATCAACATACTTAAGGAAAATAGGGCGGGCACTCGAACTAGAATGAATGAACTCATGAAGACAGGGTATCCAGCATACACAACGCAGGTTG GGTGGCTAGGTTACAGTGATGATACGATTCGTGCCTTATGTCGCAAGTACCTTCAGGCGGGATTTACCGCATTCAAGATAAAAGTTGGCCAAAATTTGGAGAACGATATCAAACGTTGCCGGCTGGTACGGGAAGAAATAGGATGGAATAATACATTG ATGGTAGATGCGAATCAAATTTGGGATGTCAATGAGGCTATCGAAtggatgaaaaatttgaaacattttaAGCTACTGTGGATTGAAGAACCAACATCGCCCGATGATATCCTCGGACATAAGAAAATAGCCGATGCTTTGAA ACCATACAGTATTGGAGTTGCAACAGGAGAGATGTGCTGCAATCGGGTTATGTTCAAACAATTCATCCAATCTCAAGCATTCGAATTTTGCCAGATTGACTCCGCCCGTATTGGAGGAGTGAACGAAATCCTTGCGGTTTATTTGATGGCAAAGAAGTTCAATG TCAAAGTTTGTCCGCACGCCGGTGGCGTTGGACTCTGTGAGATGGTCCAACATTTGCAATTATGGGATTACACATCCGTTTCCTGTACGATGGATAAAAGGATGATCGAATTTGTTGATCAACAgcatgaacaatttgttcatccAGCCAGAATATATGCTAATGCGTGCTATATTCCGCCCTCCGCACCGGGGTATTCCACCGAATTGAAACCCGAGGCTGTATCAATGTTTGAATACCCCGTTGGTTCGGAATGGCAGCGTATGTTTGCAGAAGGAATTTTTTAG
- the LOC129767822 gene encoding inner nuclear membrane protein Man1 — protein MGSRMDNLDLLSDEELRLRLMQYGFQNMPVTSTTRKLLIKKLRNHMESEKGKLRRETSYVTRYSSGEESDGERRQKRRSATSAGNTRTTMPPPATRPISKRISSNNSAISQSSSLLNHNNNNNNNNNNNHNKSLSPGTGKSSVYISPVIINDSEEEDYTSGLRTTSRIFGNASSSPSALFRRATSSNTYSTPTRSPVSLTATTPSYTSTYNRASSAINNNSPTAATTVGVTGASLSDSTNSNGSASESPFVSEYTKRLLQLRGETVTHENYNSAIGNALSSIGGGGVAAGGGSGLNLNHSTAPISGNHFRNRYSYSSRYSGNHSDRTNSGIHNGSSNSFNENDIVTHAQPTPEPPHIPLRVALRNLITKLDEHYGFKQTFIPCALLCLFVAFLVFVAFMYMTISTDIVSTLNSIDTRYDLCEHAAPDVSRCVTQADVGPALELLKLVGTELKDRVVKSKCVDSSVSYIMSADEVLKLAKERSPNLLIPQLIRHMHTMEYLIDQNPQWRINHCDQHGAEIGFDEVLRRRPAKSNHFGILRPKLPFTCMLYNKFHTFFVIVGVLGLFGIVTYLIHYFFKFVLYVKQKRKDQVNALINEIVQAVSQAAASANGNDSSDIIVNHLRDRLIAPDSRKKLEWAWFEALQFLEQNDSRIQFKVGNRGGEDYKMMCWADSAPPPAISSARSVPGGAKKWQSPAFDNTNKIPDPPTPCLKIRQMFDKYEVNDPNLKTIVQDAILEKVGSRCKIYDIQLDRNTCCVYVRCATAKDAGIVHDEINGWWFDNRLVSIKFLRLERYLARFPRSSVGPNCLKPSNHNNSSMSQQQQQQQSRDRPSSPLERDDDEEDDEEEDDVELE, from the exons ATGGGTAGTCGGATGGACAATCTAGACCTGCTGTCGGACGAGGAGCTTCGTCTGCGGCTGATGCAGTATGGATTTCAAAATATGCCTGTCACGAGCACCACTCGCAAGCTGCTAATCAAGAAGCTACGCAATCACATGGAAAGTGAGAAGGGCAAATTGCGGCGGGAGACCAGCTATGTGACGCGATATTCATCGGGAGAGGAATCCGACGGGGAGAGAAGACAAAAACGGAGATCTGCGACCAGTGCCGGTAATACCCGGACAACGATGCCACCGCCGGCCACCAGACCGATTAGCAAAAGAATCAGCAGCAACAATTCGGCCATATCACAGAGTAGTAGTTTACTGAatcacaataacaacaacaacaacaataataataacaatcaTAATAAATCACTTTCTCCGGGAACGGGGAAAAGTTCTGTTTACATCTCGCCGGTAATCATCAACGATAGTGAGGAAGAGGATTACACCAGTGGATTGCGGACGACGAGCAGAATCTTCG GAAACGCCTCATCTTCGCCAAGCGCACTGTTTCGACGGGCTACCAGTAGCAACACTTACTCGACACCAACGAGATCTCCCGTCTCGCTCACAGCGACCACACCAAGTTACACATCCACTTACAACAGAGCAAGCAGCGCCATTAACAACAACAGTCCAACCGCCGCCACTACGGTTGGCGTAACCGGCGCAAGTCTCAGCGACTCCACCAACTCGAATGGAAGTGCCTCGGAATCACCGTTCGTAAGCGAATATACGAAGCGGCTGCTTCAGCTGCGCGGAGAAACGGTAACCCACGAGAATTACAACAGTGCTATTGGGAATGCCTTAAGTTCTATTGGTGGTGGTGGTGTTGCTGCTGGCGGTGGCAGCGGTCTCAATCTCAATCACAGTACGGCACCTATCAGTGGAAATCATTTCCGCAACCGATACTCCTATTCGAGTCGATACTCAGGCAATCACAGCGATAGGACGAACAGCGGAATACACAATGGAAGCAGCAACAGCTTCAACGAGAATGATATTGTTACACACGCGCAACCAACTCCGGAGCCACCGCACATACCGCTGAGGGTAGCGCTGAGGAATCTTATCACCAAGCTTGACGAGCATTACGGGTTCAAGCAGACCTTCATTCCGTGTGCGCTACTGTGCCTGTTCGTCGCCTTTCTGGTGTTTGTTGCGTTTATGTATATGACCATCTCTACCGATATCGTCAGCACGCTCAATTCGATCGATACCAG GTATGATCTGTGCGAACACGCAGCACCGGATGTGAGCAGATGCGTTACACAGGCTGACGTGGGTCCCGCGTTGGAGCTGCTGAAATTGGTGGGAACCGAGCTGAAGGATCGTGTTGTAAAAAGTAAATGCGTCGATTCGAGCGTTTCATATATAATGAGCGCAGATGAGGTACTCAAGCTAGCCAAGGAGCGCAGCCCTAACCTATTGATCCCACAGCTCATTAGGCACATGCACACAATGGAGTATTTGATCGATCAGAATCCCCAGTGGAGAATTAACCATTGTGATCAGCACGGGGCTGAGATTGGATTCGATGAAGTGCTGCGCAGAAGACCCGCGAAGAGTAATCATTTTGGTATACTGAGACCGAAGCTTCCCTTCACCTGTATGCTGTATAACAAATTCCACACCTTCTTCGTGATTGTGGGCGTGTTGGGATTGTTTGGAATAGTAACATATCTGATTCATTATTTCTTCAAATTTGTACTATACGTTAAGCAGAAGCGCAAGGATCAGGTGAACGCGTTGATCAATGAAATAGTTCAGGCGGTGAGTCAAGCTGCAGCATCCGCCAATGGGAACGACTCATCCGACATAATAGTGAATCATCTGCGGGACAGGTTAATCGCTCCCGATAGTCGCAAAAAGTTAGAGTGGGCATGGTTTGAAGCGCTTCAGTTTCTGGAACAAAATGACAGCCGAATACAGTTCAAGGTCGGCAATCGTGGCGGCGAAGACTACAAAATGATGTGTTGGGCCGATAGTGCACCACCTCCAGCAATTTCGTCGGCTCGATCTGTTCCCGGAGGCGCAAAAAAGTGGCAAAGTCCAGCTTTTGACAACACCAACAAAATCCCGGACCCTCCAACGCCCTGTCTCAAAATCCGACAAATGTTCGACAAATATGAAGTAAACGATCCAAACCTAAAGACCATTGTTCAGGATGCAATCCTGGAGAAAGTCGGCTCGCGATGTAAAATATACGACATCCAGTTGGATCGGAATACCTGCTGCGTTTACGTCCGCTGCGCAACTGCCAAGGATGCCGGAATAGTGCATGATGAAATCAACGGCTGGTGGTTCGACAATCGACTCGTTTCGATTAAATTCCTCCGACTGGAGCGTTATCTCGCTCGATTTCCCCGATCCTCAGTTGGGCCAAATTGCCTGAAACCATCGAATCACAACAACAGCTCAATGtcccaacagcagcaacagcaacagtcCAGAGATCGACCGTCGAGTCCGCTGGAACGTGACGATGACGAGGAGGATGACGAAGAAGAGGACGATGTCGAGCTCGAATAA